A single Myxocyprinus asiaticus isolate MX2 ecotype Aquarium Trade chromosome 50, UBuf_Myxa_2, whole genome shotgun sequence DNA region contains:
- the LOC127438633 gene encoding beta-1,3-galactosyltransferase 2-like, which produces MQWRRRHCCPIKMTWNVKRTLFRTHVAGLLSLASLFALFLIYCHQDLLQGRSWLRDNPLVYTMRGLRPHKERAKGNQSSLRSLWKDTAYVLPKPSVNFNFSSHQAEITAREIVGLEISVSYNNTSSNAKSLHREMGVGGRLAAQPYQWLLNEPYKCNNSNPFLVLLIVAEPSQVEARNAIRQTWGNESVAMGYGFVRLFLLGLRPDVYLQRTIEEESLQYHDIIQQDFMDTYYNLTIKTLMGMSWVAQYCSNACYVMKTDSDMFVNTEYLIQKLLKPNTAPRQNYFTGYLMRGYAPNRNKDSKWYMPPELYSSERYPIFCSGTGYVFSGDMAEKIYNASLSIRRLHLEDVYVGICLAKLRIDPVPPPNEFLFNHWRVSYSSCKYSHLITSHQFQPNELMKFWHHLQSNKHSPCLNMAKDKSSQRRHRKLQWEGFQ; this is translated from the coding sequence ATGCAGTGGCGTCGGCGACACTGCTGTCCCATCAAGATGACCTGGAATGTCAAGCGGACACTCTTCCGCACACATGTAGCAGGCCTTCTCTCGCTGGCCTCACTCTTCGCCCTTTTCCTCATCTACTGCCACCAGGATTTGCTGCAGGGCCGGAGTTGGCTGCGAGACAACCCCCTGGTTTACACTATGCGGGGTTTGCGCCCCCACAAGGAGCGTGCAAAGGGAAACCAAAGCTCATTACGAAGCCTCTGGAAAGACACTGCTTATGTGCTCCCCAAACCATCTGTTAACTTCAATTTTAGTTCTCACCAGGCTGAGATCACTGCCCGGGAGATTGTAGGATTGGAGATCTCTGTGAGCTACAACAACACAAGCAGTAACGCCAAGAGCTTGCATAGGGAAATGGGAGTGGGAGGGCGTCTGGCAGCCCAGCCTTATCAGTGGCTGCTCAATGAGCCCTATAAGTGTAACAATAGCAATCCCTTCCTGGTTTTGCTAATAGTCGCAGAGCCAAGTCAGGTGGAGGCCAGGAATGCCATCAGGCAGACCTGGGGGAATGAGAGCGTGGCCATGGGTTACGGGTTTGTGCGCCTCTTCCTGCTGGGCTTGAGACCTGATGTGTATCTGCAGAGGACCATTGAGGAGGAGAGCTTGCAGTACCATGACATCATCCAGCAGGACTTTATGGACACTTATTACAACCTTACCATCAAGACACTAATGGGCATGAGCTGGGTTGCACAGTATTGCTCTAACGCCTGTTATGTCATGAAGACAGACAGTGACATGTTTGTCAACACAGAATATCTCATCCAAAAGCTGCTAAAGCCAAACACAGCACCTCGACAAAATTACTTTACAGGCTACCTAATGAGAGGCTATGCTCCCAACCGCAACAAGGATAGTAAATGGTACATGCCGCCAGAGTTGTATTCCAGCGAGAGGTACCCTATCTTTTGCTCTGGGACAGGCTATGTGTTCTCGGGAGATATGGCAGAGAAAATATACAATGCCTCATTGAGTATCCGTCGCCTTCACCTCGAGGATGTATATGTGGGTATTTGCCTGGCAAAACTGCGGATCGACCCAGTGCCACCACCAAATGAGTTTCtctttaaccactggagagtgTCCTACTCCAGCTGTAAATACAGTCACCTGATCACATCTCACCAGTTCCAGCCCAATGAACTCATGAAATTTTGGCATCACTTGCAAAGTAACAAGCACAGTCCCTGCCTTAATATGGCAAAGGATAAGAGCAGCCAACGTCGGCATAGGAAATTGCAGTGGGAAGGGTTTCAGTGA